A stretch of the Saccharolobus caldissimus genome encodes the following:
- a CDS encoding CaiB/BaiF CoA transferase family protein, with translation MMKLRVLELGNNISAPLVGEILADLGAEVIKVEPPPYGDDRRRVKPEINGIGIYFASTNKGKKSIVINLKTEEGYEIFQRLVKTANILVTNYRPSALRKLRIDYDNVRKINPKIIYCSITGFGNFSEEADKPAYDATILALSGLMDMTGDENGPPAKFATSISDITTALMATIVILWALNNGGPAFLDVPMIYTQFYLTLEDAYMYLNTGLIPKRTGSKHRYLVPYQVFKASDGYFFLAVFNDEQYNRLCKAINRPDLAKFDTISKRLENREFIENELQKIFEKNSRKYWVELLTEADVPVAPVLNLAEAFENYGNRLVFETNGIKYIQFPVKSNLELGVKEPAPKLGQHTREILLELGYSEEKINELAQKGVILVNKT, from the coding sequence ATAATGAAGTTAAGAGTGCTTGAATTAGGCAATAATATTTCAGCGCCTTTAGTAGGTGAAATATTAGCTGATTTAGGAGCTGAGGTTATAAAAGTCGAACCACCTCCTTACGGAGATGATAGGAGGAGAGTTAAACCTGAGATAAACGGGATAGGAATTTACTTTGCCAGTACTAATAAGGGTAAGAAAAGTATTGTAATTAATTTAAAGACAGAAGAAGGATATGAAATATTTCAAAGATTAGTTAAAACCGCAAATATTTTAGTTACCAATTATAGACCGTCAGCACTAAGAAAACTCAGAATAGATTATGACAACGTAAGGAAGATAAACCCAAAAATAATTTACTGCTCTATAACAGGTTTCGGAAATTTCTCTGAGGAAGCTGATAAGCCAGCTTATGATGCTACCATATTAGCCTTAAGTGGCTTAATGGATATGACTGGGGATGAGAATGGTCCTCCAGCGAAATTTGCTACTTCTATTTCAGATATAACTACTGCTTTAATGGCAACGATAGTTATTTTGTGGGCATTAAATAATGGAGGACCAGCCTTTTTAGACGTTCCCATGATCTACACTCAATTTTATTTAACCTTAGAAGATGCATATATGTATCTAAATACGGGTTTAATACCTAAAAGAACGGGTTCTAAACATAGATATCTAGTGCCATATCAAGTATTTAAAGCGTCTGATGGCTATTTCTTCTTAGCTGTATTTAATGATGAACAGTACAATAGATTATGTAAAGCAATAAATAGGCCAGATTTAGCAAAGTTCGATACAATTTCGAAGAGGTTAGAGAATAGAGAGTTTATCGAGAATGAATTACAGAAAATATTCGAGAAAAATAGCAGAAAATATTGGGTAGAATTATTAACTGAGGCTGATGTACCAGTAGCTCCAGTATTAAATTTAGCTGAGGCCTTTGAAAATTATGGAAATAGGCTAGTTTTCGAGACTAATGGTATAAAATATATTCAATTTCCAGTTAAGTCGAATCTCGAACTTGGTGTGAAAGAACC